Below is a window of Pagrus major chromosome 21, Pma_NU_1.0 DNA.
caatgaagatacttctcttctgattagaatttcttccccaaaactacatagtgcaccttcaaTTGGAAGATAATCGCTGTGACATTAGAGAACTATAAAGACCAAGACGTACTACACCTTAAAGAAAGATTACTTGTATTTGCttttgaaataatttaatattttcacatcgTATTCACACAGCAAATTCTAAAGAGTTAATTTTTTGGTGTCAACGGTTTTTTAAGGAAAGTAGAGTTAATTTTACTCTGAATAGAGTAAAATTCCTCATATTCAACTCTCTACTGACATAGAGttagtgtaaaaacaaagagtTGTTTTATATTGACACTTTAAGTGTCATAATAATAGACTTCAACACTGCTTTGTCAACTCTGCAACTCTGAACGTGACTTTGACACTTTAAGTGTTAAGTCACCGTGACCCCGCCTCCATTATCTACACCGTGACCGACGGAGGagccatgtctgtctgtttccaagCCGCGACCGCGATTTCGGTGCTCATCTTAACCTGTGCGTTGTTCGGTAAGTAGcctaaattaaaaatattatgaGTTTGGTATGCATAATTtcttttggtcatttttttgtttcatggtAAAGTAGTTGTGACCACGCCACCGCAAGTTGTGTTGACAAATGTAGTTACTGTAATGTTAATGTCATCTTGGTTCGCCACGATGCTACATTTGATGGAAATGATGAGTCTGCAACTTTGcaggggtttttttcttttcgagTTGTTTAATAAAATAAGCAACACCATGCTAATTTGTTAGTATTTCGGATGAAGGCTTTGCTTGGCATTAGCTAGCGTTGACTCGTTAACTAGCCAGGTAAGCTAACTAGCGTGCCCtttgttcattaaaaaatcGCCGGGACAATCGGCAGCAACTTGTGAAAATAACCACAGGTTAATTTTATATCTGTCTTGCTCGTAACGTTATATGTGGACTTGTTCGGGCGGGCAGCATCGTGCAACTCCGTGCTTGCTTATGCCGGGAAACAGTTTGCAGATTGTTAAAACTGGGGATGAAATCTACATTGTTAATTTACACGACGTTAGCGCATCCCGTTTTGAATCAACATGGGACAGTATTGATCCGTCCCATTAACATTGTCAGTTCAGATGTAAAACAGCTTAATGAGGTCAACACTCTCATTCACAATGGAGCTGAAGTGATTTGGTTATGAAGGATGAGGTCTCAGATGCATAGGCATTTATGTAATATATCAAAATACAGCACTAGTGTTTAACAATCGTGATCTCATATTCATAACAAAAATATTAGTGTGTTCAAGGTTCCTGCCAAATCAGATGCATTGATGTCATCGCCTGACTTCTCTTGTGGTAAGATGGTTAATATGCAGAAGTTGCATGACATTAGTTTCCACTGACTACTATTAAATGGCTCTTAAATGTGCCATAGAAATGTGCATGTTGATTTGTTTATACATATCTTACAGAAAATGCTGGCCAAAGTTGAATATAGAGGAGTCCAAAAGTACATCAAAGTTCCACAAATGGAGGAAAATTTTGATTTCTTACAGTTTCTTCAAGCTGGTCTGTATCCATATATATTTTAAACTCAACAAAGTAATCACTTAGTAAAGGTAAAATCCAAACAGTTTGTTATAGctcattgttatttttctttgtattctCCTAGTCACAGACAAATTTAGCCTGCAGGCTCAGTTGGATGAAGGAGACCTCAGTTTGACCGATACATCTGGTACCGAGGTCGATGCAGATGCGTTTGATGAACTGATAAAGTCTGGGATTCAAAGTTTCAAGATTGGATGCATTCAGTACCCAGTATCAAGTAAGGTTATCCAAATGGATGATTATCAATGAGAGCTTATTTTAGAAATGGTTTTGAATATGTTCTTAACGCAGTTTCTTGCATTTTCCAAAAAGTGTATTAAACTCTGACCTTATTTTAAGTATCCTGACctgaaatattattttacttcatttaaTTTTAGATATATTTTAGATAAGACATTTTCAATACTTCTCATTAATCATTATATGGAAatgttccttttctttttttacatttttagatcTCGACATATGTCTCGTGGATGAGGAAATGCAATCCTCAGTTCTGTCAGACCTATCAGTGTCACCGGTACCATTGCCAGCAACACCTGTGTCAAGACCAGACACACCAGGATCACCagcttcttctgtctcttcagatTCGACTATCATTCTGCCATCTACTAAGAACAGGAAAAGGGGCCTGCGTGACCTGGACCGTGATGAAGCAAGACAGGTGAAACaatgaaacatcacattttgaaCTGTATATTACATTTGAAGATTATCAAGACTACATTACTAGCACTTAAACTATTATCATGCACCTCGTACCAGGTAATTGTTAAAAGTCAATCTAAAATGAATTTTACAGAAGCTACTGATATTTCAAAATTGTCTTTGCAGAAGGTTGAAGCGGCCCTGAGATCAAATCCAAAGGGAGAAGAAATCTTCAAAGaatataacaaaatgaaaatgctgtcGGATTCAACCCGTAGACAGATGGTCAACATTTTGATCGCAGATATGACTGAATCATATGGGTAAGAAGTCTTAGAAATGATCAATGATTGTGAGCTTATATTGGATGTAAATgtaacatattttttcttttaaaaggagAATTCCACCCACGAGTGTGCGGACCACCTATGCACTTGGAATTGTGACCCTCTTTCCATATCTGCAAGATCCGTACTCAAAAAATGGATATGTAAGTTTTAGAGTATCTTTGAAGAccaaatctgtgtttttgtagaaCTTAGTATTGCTTAATATTTGATTAGTGTTTGGTTGCGTTGATGTCagatgtgtaagtgtgtgtacatgtctgTGCTTATGTGAACAGGAACATTACTATGATCCAGAGGCCAACACTGGCTACCTTGCTTGGAGACTCAAAACAGTCCAACGCAACAGCTTCGATGGATCAAACAGGCTTTCCAGGCCTGATTTGCAGGACAGTCCAACAACCTATCGAGAATCACTGTTAACTGGTCAACAGCTCTTTGCTGAAGAGTGTAGCGAGGCTCTCTCTGTCATCAGATACTCTACAGATCATTCTGTGGTTAAAGAAAAGATGAGGGCCACCTTTGATCATAGACAGAAGCTTGTTCATGACCATGATGCAACATCTTCAGTCTTGGATGTTTTCCCTCGTTTCCTTGATGTCCCTGGATTGGTAAGTATATAGATTGTCGcatggtattttattttatttcaaagccAAATCCCTCAAAATGAGATGCAATCTTGTTTTGACATGTACTATGtacattgtgtttctgttttacagATCGACCAAGATTTTTCCATGATGTTTGGAGATGAAGTATCTGGGAAATTCCTAGCAAAGTGGccttcatttttcaagcaaaaagtCATCAAAGAATGCCAGAGTCTTCCCCCAAATCAGTATGTTGAGGAACTTCTTGCAGCCTTGGACCCTGAAGCAGAGAATGACTTCGGTAAATATTAATATCTTTTGATTGTATATTTTTGAATAAATAACATGCACACTAAGCAAGaagtaatttattaattaattctCTACTTTTTTCCCAAGGCTGGGATAGTCATATttcagctctcctcctgttgttGCATCTCCTGCCCCCTACATCAAGAGGCCATAAAAGAACAGCCAAGATCAGCTCAGCACAGGCAGCCCACCATCTTGTAAGATTTCTCAAAGTATGTACCTTCAGATATGTTGTACGACCAAAAGCACTTTCTGTTAGCTAGCAGATGTGTGAAATAAGTTTGTTTGCAAGTTAATATAGGACTGTAAGACTAATTCTTGATGTTTTGTCATTCAAACTACAGGAGGGTGCAAGCCTCACCACATTCCTGGAGAAAGTGGATACAAGACAGcctttcctcctctgcatcggtgagcaaaagaagaaaacacagaggtTCTTCATTATTGTGGACCAGAAACCGATCCCAAGCAATGCTCAGACAACGGTAGCTGCTTTTGATGAGCTATTCAAAGCTCACTACGTCTTCAGCCTCTCTTACGATGAAGCGCTCACCAGCTTCTACACCTTCATTCAGACCACGGTGTACAATATTGATGTTGGAAAAGCAAAGGAAACCCCGCGAGTCAAGGAGCTGAGAGCACGACTATTGCGTGAGTGTTGAAAGGCCACAACTCATATTTTGAGTGCAGATTTGCctaaaaaatgttcacatgttttgtttgcaaAACGCACCACCAAACTTGTTCAGTTCTTTGTAAGCATTTGAAGTTTCACCATGGACTATATCCAGCCAAGAACTTGCGTTTAAAATGTGGAGAGCAAGGGTGTGCTTCATCTTTTTGTACGTATAGTGGCTTAAGAAAGCATCTAAACAATGTACATAAGCTCTCGTGTGATGAACAGATCAATACACCCCAGGAAGTGGCATCACAGATACATTCTGAGGTGGGATTTTTAAGTGATCAGCCAACAACCTCTGCATCCATGTTGCAAGTCCCTCCTGTTGTCACACAGAAACCTCTTGCTAGCATGTGTGGCTCCATTGTGGCACATTTACAAGCCAGTGGTCTCTCTGAAAGCACTGTCCAAACAATAGTTTGTTCAATGGAGGAAGTGGTCAGTGATGTTCAAAGTCAAGCACGAGAAGCTGTTCTCCAAACATTTTCTCCTGAAaccaaaaagtcagaaatttataataaaatagAGCATACTTTAAATCAGTTAGACAAtcctttttcaacatttaacacggagacaaagagacaaaaatattataatgaAAAATGGGAAATAGTTGAGCCCAAAGAATTTGTCCTTGGTGTGAGACTGGATGCGCGTAGAAGTAGAACTTCAGGTGTCTATAGCCAGATCCCTGTGACAGACAAGTTCATGTATGTACCTATCTTAGGCACACTAAAGtccattttcaaaaatgatgagataagggaatgtttttttcaagatAAACATAGTCAAAAGGGAATATATAAGGACATAAATGATGGGTCATATTTCCAGAACCATCCTCTCTTTTCTCAAAACAGGTATGCTCTACAAATTTTGCTCTATTATGACGACTTTGAAACAGCCAACCCATTAGGTTCCAAGAAAGGTGTTCACAAACTGgggtgtatttattttactttaaaaaatctCCCACCAAAATTGAACTCTGTATTAATGAATGTGCATCTTGCAGCTCTATTTTATACGGAAGATTTGAAGAAATACGGTTTTGATGCAATTTTAAAGCCCCTaattgatgatttaaaaatTTTAGAGACAAAGGGAATCCAAATTCCATGTATTCAAGACTCATTGTTTGGTTCTATAATTCAGGTGACTGGAGATAATCTTGCTTTGAATAGCTTGCTAGGGTTTGTTGAGTCTTTTAGTGCAACACACTGGTGTAGGTTTTGTCTGACAACCAAGGAAGAAATTCAGTCTGTATTCAATGAGGACAATCCTGGACTTGTTCTGCGCTTCAAAGCGCTTCACATTGAGCACTGTAATGCACTAAGTGAAGAACCTGCTCTACCTTCAGTTTATGGTGTTAAAAAGTCTTGTGTCCTCAATACATTGGAGtattttcatagcactgagaaTTTTGCTGTTGATATTATGCATGATTTGTTAGAGGGTGTTGTACAATATGAGCtgaagttgttttttcagtACTTGATAAAAAATGGTTACATTTCTTTGAACACACTTTTATACAGGATACAGAGTTTTAATTATGGTTTCACAGAACGTAAGAACAAACCAAGTGGATTAAAAATTGATGATAAAAGCAAGCACTTGGGTTTAAATGCCATCCAGTCATTGTGTGTTCTCCGCAATACCCCTCTCATCTTTGGTGATGTGGTTGAAAGGGACAATAGCTATTGGAACTTTGTGCTTCTTTTATTACAAATTGTTAACATAGTATTCTCCCCAATCCTTACTGATGGCATGATATGTTACCTAAAACATTTGATTTGCGACCACCATAACATGTTCAAAACCTTATTCCCCGATAAGAATTTGATCCCCAAGCACCACTTAATGATCCACTATCCaagatgtattaaaaaaataggCCCTTTAATCCATATGTGGTGCATGCGTTTTGAGGCaaagcattatttttttaaaaagtctgtgaAGAATTTCAAAAATCTTACCAAATCTCTAGTAAAACAACACCAACGTCATTTGGCTTTTTACtatgaaaattttagttttagaagGTTTGAAGTTGGtcctttaaaaattaaaacaattgaTAGCATGGAATGTGGAGAAATACTGTGTCAGTTACTCAAATTAGATTCATGTTCAAATGTGTCAACTACAAAGTGGGTTAAACATAATGGCACAGAGTACCAGATTGGTTTATTTATAGCCACTGAAACTTCCCATGATCTACCTGTGTTCAAGAAAATATGCTCTATTGTTGTACATGAACAGTCTGCTTTCATAGTAGGTTGTACAGTTAATACCTTGTACTTTGATGAACATTATCATGCATATTGTATAGAGGAGAAAAATGATGAGTATGGGGTGATATGCATTGATCAGCTCACTTACTTCAGACCCTTTGATAAACAGTGCTCTAATGACGGTGACAAAGCATACATTGTTCCATACTGttatctgttttaaaaaaaaatttaaaatgtaaatgagatgtTCATGTGGTGCGCGTCTTGAAATAAACGTGTTTTGACTAAAAACGGCTTCATTATTTTTAgcacactttattttgaaaatattttcgGAGTTAAAACAATCCAGAGAGTGAGAGTTGAAATTTAACACTACTccaaagagtaaaaaaaagtaacactgGTTAGTGTTAAGAAGTGTTAATTATTCTACTCCATATAGAGTCAATCAATAACACTTAACTAGTGTTAAAGTACCAACACTCCAAAAAGAGTTAAATTAACACTTTGTGGTGTGGACCCATATAGACACTTTAAAAGTGTTGAGATCAACTCTGACGGTGTTAATTTGGGTATGCAGAATTTGCTGTGCAGAATTAATTAACATGTATTATCAGTCACCAAACAATGGTCACGAtcaagaggaggagaagggtcAAACATTAGGTATAGGCATGTTCATTAATCATGTTGTTACTTGAACCATAGaaataatacattatatttaacattctaatattgtttaaatatgtaaagaaaaagaaaacttttcaaattaatagtttgttgaaatacatcaatacatttttttaaataaaaggagaaagggggaatacaaagaaagaaagaaagaaaaaaagaaagaaagaaagaaagaaagaaaaagaaaaagaaactcgTACTTTATTTTGAATCCACGGATCGTTTCCTGGTTTGGTCACATGGTCTTCCAAGATGGCCGCGCCCTGCAGCCACGGAGTGTAGTCGCAGATACAGATCACCAGACAGGTTTTAATGACAgttgaggagctgcaggtcgCAACTGACATCtccagacagagacagaggagcgTCTGAGGAAGCCTGACATCTCTTCAGCCCCGCCGACATGAGCAAGGACGGTTTAATCCTGTAAGTACCTCTGTTGTTAgcttaaaacacacagaactacattaagGTTAACGCTAGCATTTTTGGCTGGCAGAGTGATGTTATGAAACTTGCCTGTGTCATTcttatgaaaacatttcttcataCAGCATGAATTGAGTCTAGCATCTATAACCACAACTAAATATTAACATGTACTGGTCAGTAATGCCAGGTACTAACCTTGATAAGCACAGCTTCTTCTTTTGTGGCGAACTCTCATTCAGAAAACCAGCAGTTTAATATTCTCTACCTcacagttaaaggtgcattccCTGTGCAGGATGAATTATGAGCTTGAGCAAATCATTTGAATCTTCTGACAAATTAGGCATTCAGATAAGTCATTAGAGAgtagtgttttgttttaaaatgtcgatctaattgttttagttttgtttgaaTTGGTTTAATCTCCACAGTGCATCTTAGTAAGATCACAGATATGAATAACTTCTATTGTTTTAGTTCATATAATTAGGATAATGAAAGAAGAATACAAAGTGTATCACAGCTCTTCCTGAGTTATCCGAGTTGCTATTATTGCATTTTTCATTGAGTGAAGagttatatgtatatgtattatatgtatatatagagaTATGAGTTCTACGATTGTAAAAGTGTGCCATATAACCATTTTAAGAGTAACCTGAGCTAAAGTTGCAGTAAATTGTTTGGAGGCTTCGGTCGTCTGCATTGGttacttttacatttatgtCAAAATTTGAGTTCCAGTCGGGTTGTGATGCATCAATGATGCGTTCAAAGCAGCCTTTCATTCAACCGTTTTCTACTGCTGGAAGACGATAAGAGACAGCAAGTGTTATCTCTCATAATCACTCTGCAGCTGGATGCCTACAATGATTGCTGTGGAGAGGGTGGGACATGCCTGTGTGTTAGATAACAGTAGCTTGTTACCATATTGTAGCCCTCGGGCTATAGTGATTGGGACGCTGCCACCTCAACCAAATTCAAACAAAGGGCAActgtgtttgaatttggatTGCCAGTGGAGGTTGGATTGTTTGAGTGTCCTTGTTGCATATATGTTAGAGCCATAATCTGTATCAAATTGTATCAGATTGTTCTAAGATTAATCTTAATAATGTAACGTTGGTGCCATGATAGAACTGATTGGAGTCAATAGGAACAATGACTGTGACTTATTGTCCACCAAAAGAAGAGTCACATCCCTGTGTCTTTAAGTAAACAGTAACAACACTGAACTTTTCATGTGTACAGGGACTGAAGGTACTGGgttagagagagaaaagactgaTGAGGTTTTGTGTTTCAATACAGCCCCAAGGACTTCCCCCAGCTCCTGAATGATACATTCCTGCGAGCAGCACGAGGGGAAGAAACTGAGCATGTCCCTGTGTGGTGTATGAGACAGGCTGGAAGATACCTACCAGGTACTGTGATCATGTTGGTGCTTTTTTTAATGGTATTTCCTTAAAGACAATTTTCTCTCACTTAACTATATTCAAAGACTGTCTTTGCATTACTAACTGCCCTTGAACAGTATGATTTTCGGACAAACAACATTGAGATATTTAAGACATCATGAAGACATTAATGTTTTGCTGAATGTAATTTTCAGAGTTCCGTGAGTCCAGAGCAGGGAGGGACTTCTTTGAGACATGTCGGTCACCAGAGGCCTGCTGTGAGCTCACACTGCAGGTATATCAGTGCTTTCAAACTTACTATAGCAGTTCTAATATCAGCGAtgtaaaaacaagtttttagACTGTTTGCCTCAATGCTCAGTgtaagaagaaaatgttttttttttgttttttttacatgcaaatACCTATTGCAAATCAAATTAGATTGTTTTACTaaaatttaagacaaatattgaactaaaaacagaaagacagcgACAACCAGTggaattaaaaaacatactCTGTAATTTACTTCTGTTTAATTTTGTCTAAAAGGGCCGATTTCAGTTGCATCACAGTGAACTCATTTTGATGGAATgtgccaaaatgtatttttatcagCTTGAAAAGAAAAGCGCCAACATGCCCATAACcactaaaaatgtgtttaaaacattgaaTACATTGATTCAGTTTTAAGATGCTTAGTACTATCAGTGTTACAGTATATTGCATTGAGGCGATGGTGTGATAATCTACTTACTACAAACCAAAACCACATAACCAcaagtttttttaatgtctctttttttccacttgcaGCCTCTGAGACGCTTTCCCTTCGATGCAGCCATCATCTTCTCTGACATCCTGGTTATCCCACAGGtaagtgtgttggtgtgtttgcttgttggtgtgtttggcttgttttgttgtttttcttctatttttccCCAGTGTTAATTAACTTCTGTTTCAGCGTAAGTGATGAAATACTTGATGCTAGAATCAGACATATAAAACCATGTATGTAATGCAAATGTCAGTAGGAATATATAGCTGGGTTTGGTAATTTGGgtaatttcaaaataatgtaCTGTTATTGGCTGCCGGGCCACTACTTTGCATGGATGTGAGGGTGGAAGGAGACTCTGAACAGAAGAGGATAAGGATTCTTCTTTGATATGTTCTCAAAAATTAATAGGAAGAAATATGTAAatatcatatataataataatataaatgcaATATATCTTTCCATCTGTATCAAGTTGCCGCTATCTGTCAAGTTTTCTGTGCATCTCTattctttctttcattcctccCTCCAGGCCCTGGGTATGGACGTCCAGATGGTGCCAGGTAAAGGTCCTACATTCCCGGAGCCGCTGAAGGAGCCAGAGG
It encodes the following:
- the LOC141017340 gene encoding uncharacterized protein codes for the protein MQSSVLSDLSVSPVPLPATPVSRPDTPGSPASSVSSDSTIILPSTKNRKRGLRDLDRDEARQKVEAALRSNPKGEEIFKEYNKMKMLSDSTRRQMVNILIADMTESYGRIPPTSVRTTYALGIVTLFPYLQDPYSKNGYEHYYDPEANTGYLAWRLKTVQRNSFDGSNRLSRPDLQDSPTTYRESLLTGQQLFAEECSEALSVIRYSTDHSVVKEKMRATFDHRQKLVHDHDATSSVLDVFPRFLDVPGLIDQDFSMMFGDEVSGKFLAKWPSFFKQKVIKECQSLPPNQYVEELLAALDPEAENDFGWDSHISALLLLLHLLPPTSRGHKRTAKISSAQAAHHLEGASLTTFLEKVDTRQPFLLCIGEQKKKTQRFFIIVDQKPIPSNAQTTVAAFDELFKAHYVFSLSYDEALTSFYTFIQTTVYNIDVGKAKETPRVKELRARLLREC